From Flavobacterium arcticum, the proteins below share one genomic window:
- the proS gene encoding proline--tRNA ligase — MSKNLTKRSEDYSKWYNELVVKADLAENSGVRGCMVIKPYGYAIWEKMQAELDRMFKETGHQNAYFPLFIPKSYFSKEASHVDGFAKECAVVTHYRLRTAADGKTIEVDPDAKLEEELIVRPTSETIIWDTYKGWIQSYRDLPLLINQWANVVRWEMRTRLFLRTAEFLWQEGHTAHATEKEAVAEAEQMMNVYADFAENFMAIPVIKGVKTANERFAGAIETYCIEALMQDGKALQAGTSHFLGQNFAKAFDVKFANKEGKQEHVWATSWGVSTRLMGALVMTHSDDNGLVLPPNLAPIQVVIVPIYRNDEQFDAVSDAANELMAKLRKLNISVKYDNRDTHKPGFKFNEYELKGVPVRIGLGPKDLENGTFEVARRDTLTKEIVSNTDIVTYIQDLLEEIQTNLYAKAQTYRDSHITEVNSFDEFKEVLENKGGFISAHWDGTPETEDKIKDLTKATIRCITLDRKEEAGACVLTGNPSVGRVLFAKAY; from the coding sequence ATGAGTAAGAACTTAACTAAACGGTCAGAAGATTATTCCAAATGGTATAATGAACTGGTTGTAAAAGCAGACCTTGCTGAAAACTCGGGAGTAAGGGGATGTATGGTAATAAAACCATATGGCTATGCAATTTGGGAAAAAATGCAGGCAGAGTTAGACAGGATGTTTAAGGAAACAGGACACCAAAATGCCTATTTCCCGTTGTTTATACCCAAATCATATTTTAGCAAAGAGGCAAGCCATGTAGATGGTTTTGCTAAAGAGTGTGCTGTAGTTACTCATTATAGGCTAAGAACTGCTGCAGATGGTAAGACAATAGAAGTAGACCCTGATGCTAAACTAGAAGAGGAGCTTATAGTGCGCCCAACTTCTGAAACTATTATATGGGATACTTATAAAGGATGGATACAATCGTATCGTGATTTACCATTGCTTATAAATCAATGGGCAAATGTGGTGCGCTGGGAGATGAGGACTAGACTGTTTTTACGTACAGCAGAGTTTCTTTGGCAAGAAGGGCATACAGCTCATGCTACAGAAAAAGAAGCTGTTGCTGAAGCAGAACAAATGATGAATGTATATGCAGATTTTGCTGAAAACTTTATGGCAATACCGGTTATAAAAGGTGTAAAAACGGCTAATGAACGTTTTGCAGGAGCAATAGAAACTTATTGTATAGAAGCCTTAATGCAAGATGGTAAGGCTTTACAGGCAGGAACATCGCATTTTTTAGGTCAAAATTTTGCAAAAGCTTTTGATGTAAAATTTGCAAATAAAGAAGGTAAGCAAGAACATGTGTGGGCTACTTCATGGGGGGTATCTACCCGATTGATGGGAGCACTTGTAATGACACACTCTGATGATAACGGACTAGTGTTACCACCAAACCTTGCGCCAATACAAGTTGTTATTGTACCAATATACAGAAACGATGAGCAGTTTGATGCAGTATCTGATGCAGCAAATGAATTGATGGCTAAGCTGAGAAAGCTTAATATATCAGTTAAATATGATAATAGAGATACACATAAGCCAGGCTTTAAGTTTAATGAATATGAACTTAAAGGCGTGCCAGTACGTATAGGACTTGGTCCAAAAGATTTAGAGAATGGCACATTTGAAGTTGCCCGTAGAGATACACTAACGAAAGAAATTGTTAGTAATACAGATATTGTTACCTATATACAAGATTTGCTTGAAGAAATACAAACAAACTTATACGCCAAAGCACAAACCTATAGAGATTCACACATTACGGAGGTAAATAGTTTTGATGAATTTAAAGAGGTTTTAGAGAACAAAGGAGGCTTTATATCAGCTCATTGGGATGGTACTCCAGAAACGGAAGATAAGATAAAAGATCTTACTAAAGCGACCATAAGATGTATTACTTTAGACAGGAAAGAAGAGGCTGGAGCATGTGTGTTAACAGGCAATCCGTCTGTTGGTAGAGTGCTATTTGCAAAGGCTTATTAA
- the rpsT gene encoding 30S ribosomal protein S20: MANHKSALKRIRTSEKKRVLNKYQHKTTRNAIKAIRVATDKNEASEKLSGVISMIDKLAKKNIIHANKASNLKSKLTKHVAAL; this comes from the coding sequence ATGGCAAATCATAAGTCAGCTTTAAAAAGAATAAGAACTAGCGAAAAGAAAAGAGTGTTGAACAAGTATCAGCACAAAACTACTCGTAATGCGATTAAAGCTATACGTGTAGCTACAGATAAAAATGAAGCTTCAGAGAAACTTTCTGGTGTTATCTCTATGATTGATAAATTAGCGAAGAAGAATATTATTCACGCTAACAAGGCTTCTAACCTTAAATCAAAACTTACTAAGCACGTAGCAGCGCTTTAA
- the rimO gene encoding 30S ribosomal protein S12 methylthiotransferase RimO, producing the protein MRTKSLKKNKINVITLGCSKNVYDSEVLMGQLKASGKEVTHEAPAEEEGNIIVINTCGFIDNAKEESVNMILNYADKKDQGLVDKVFVTGCLSERYKPDLEKEIPNIDQYFGTTELPLLLKALGADYKHELLGERLTTTPKNYAYLKIAEGCDRPCSFCAIPLMRGKHVSQPIEKLVKEAEGLARNGVKELILIAQDLTYYGLDLYKKRNLAELLENLVKVEGIEWIRLHYAFPTGFPVDVLDVMNRQPKVCNYIDIPLQHIADNVLKSMRRGTTQEKTTKLLKQFREAVPGMTIRTTLIVGYPGETEEDYQTLKKWVEEMRFERLGCFTYSHEENTHAYNLVDDVPAEVKQQRANEIMEIQSQISWELNQEKIGETFRCIIDRKEGNHFVGRTEFDSPDVDNEVLIDATTTYLKTGEFVNIKITDATEFDLYGTPVTE; encoded by the coding sequence ATGAGAACCAAATCGTTAAAGAAGAATAAGATAAATGTAATAACCCTTGGGTGTTCCAAAAACGTGTATGACAGCGAAGTACTGATGGGGCAACTGAAAGCCAGCGGTAAAGAGGTTACCCACGAAGCTCCTGCTGAGGAAGAAGGAAACATCATCGTGATAAACACTTGTGGTTTTATAGACAATGCAAAGGAAGAGTCGGTAAACATGATATTGAATTATGCTGACAAAAAAGACCAAGGACTGGTAGATAAAGTATTTGTTACAGGATGTCTTTCTGAACGCTATAAACCCGATTTAGAAAAAGAAATACCTAATATAGATCAGTATTTCGGTACTACTGAGCTGCCTCTTTTACTTAAAGCGCTTGGTGCTGACTATAAGCACGAACTTTTAGGCGAAAGGCTTACCACTACCCCAAAAAATTATGCATATTTAAAAATTGCCGAAGGTTGCGACCGTCCGTGTAGTTTTTGTGCCATACCACTTATGCGTGGTAAACACGTATCCCAACCGATAGAAAAACTGGTTAAAGAAGCCGAAGGATTAGCGCGTAACGGTGTTAAAGAATTGATACTTATAGCACAAGACCTTACTTATTATGGTCTTGACCTTTATAAAAAACGTAATCTTGCCGAACTACTTGAAAACTTAGTAAAAGTTGAAGGTATAGAGTGGATACGTCTGCATTATGCATTCCCTACAGGTTTCCCTGTAGATGTACTAGATGTAATGAACCGCCAACCTAAGGTGTGTAATTATATAGATATTCCTTTACAACATATTGCTGATAACGTATTAAAATCGATGCGTCGTGGTACTACGCAAGAAAAAACAACTAAGTTGTTAAAACAATTCCGTGAGGCTGTACCAGGCATGACGATACGTACTACACTTATTGTAGGTTACCCTGGTGAAACAGAAGAAGATTACCAAACCCTGAAAAAGTGGGTAGAGGAAATGCGTTTTGAACGTTTGGGTTGCTTTACCTATTCGCATGAAGAAAACACTCACGCTTATAATCTTGTAGATGATGTTCCTGCTGAAGTAAAACAACAGCGTGCTAACGAGATTATGGAAATACAGTCGCAAATATCATGGGAACTGAATCAAGAAAAAATAGGCGAAACGTTCCGTTGTATTATCGACAGAAAAGAAGGTAATCATTTTGTGGGTCGTACCGAATTTGACAGTCCTGATGTAGATAACGAAGTTCTGATAGACGCTACAACAACTTACCTAAAAACAGGCGAATTTGTAAACATAAAAATTACCGACGCTACCGAGTTTGACTTATATGGCACTCCCGTTACTGAATAG
- the rluF gene encoding 23S rRNA pseudouridine(2604) synthase RluF, with translation MEQELKRLNKFISETGYCSRREADKLVEEGRVTINGVVPEMGTKVSIEDEVRIDGKLILEKTGKLTYLAFNKPAGIECTTNLDVRNNIVDYINYPTRIFPIGRLDKASEGLIFMTDDGDIVNKILRARNNHEKEYIVTVDKPITDRFIQRMGGGIPILDTVTRKCKVEQVSKYIFKIILTQGLNRQIRRMCEYLGYEVIALKRIRIINISLDVPVGRYRDLTPAEIKELNALIEPSSKTEEASLPKAQSTRPRGANNNTNWNKRNNNRNRNN, from the coding sequence ATGGAACAAGAACTTAAACGTCTTAATAAATTTATATCGGAAACGGGCTACTGCTCGCGTAGGGAAGCAGACAAACTTGTAGAAGAAGGTCGCGTTACTATAAACGGCGTAGTTCCTGAAATGGGAACTAAAGTAAGTATAGAAGATGAAGTGCGCATTGATGGGAAACTGATACTCGAAAAAACGGGGAAGCTAACCTATCTTGCTTTTAATAAGCCTGCAGGTATAGAGTGTACTACTAATCTTGACGTTAGAAACAACATTGTAGATTATATTAACTACCCTACCCGAATTTTCCCTATCGGGCGACTTGATAAAGCCAGTGAGGGTTTAATATTTATGACCGACGATGGCGATATTGTAAACAAAATACTACGTGCCCGTAATAATCACGAAAAAGAATATATTGTTACCGTAGATAAACCCATTACCGACAGATTTATTCAGCGCATGGGTGGTGGTATTCCTATACTCGATACCGTTACACGTAAATGTAAGGTAGAGCAGGTTAGCAAATATATTTTTAAGATTATACTGACGCAAGGACTTAATAGACAGATTAGACGTATGTGTGAATACTTAGGCTATGAGGTTATAGCATTAAAGCGTATTCGTATCATCAATATATCGTTAGATGTACCTGTGGGACGTTATCGTGATCTTACTCCCGCCGAAATTAAAGAGCTTAATGCACTTATAGAGCCTAGTAGTAAAACTGAAGAAGCAAGCCTACCCAAAGCACAGTCCACACGACCACGCGGAGCAAATAATAATACCAATTGGAATAAGAGGAACAATAATCGGAATAGAAATAATTAA
- a CDS encoding OmpP1/FadL family transporter: protein MKNILLAAFSLAAVSSYAQRDLNSAADGVRYAMDNLTGSARFRAMGGAFGALGGDPSAIMVNPAGSAIFSYNSGTVSLSSYNTSNTSSYFGTQTKKNDNAFDLNQMGAVFVFNNTNEDAFMNKFALAFNYDNINNFDNNIYSRGTNPTNSIDRYFLNYANGTSLGTIENSYLEELNFSQQQAFLGYNAYIFDPVSQAANNTAYVSSYDTSANNFYQEDQLNTTGFHGKVALNFGAQLKKRIYVGANINIHFTDYIKTTSFYEDANTPSGLNAIRFNNERYTYGGGVSFNLGTIVKVTEQLRAGIAYESPTWLRLQDEIRQNVVSSGTGNGTVVVNPYLTFILDDYTLKTPSKWTGSLAYVFGKNGLLSADYSIKDYGNTEFVTNGYEAINTELSNTLGMAGELRVGAEYRIKNVSLRGGYRYSESPYKNGTTVGDLTGYSGGLGFAFGNSRLDLAYSWYQRKMDVQFFSTGLTDAARVKSTNNNVTLSYTLDL from the coding sequence ATGAAAAATATACTATTAGCTGCATTTAGCCTTGCAGCAGTAAGTTCATATGCACAACGCGATTTGAATTCAGCAGCAGATGGTGTTCGTTATGCAATGGATAATTTAACAGGTTCGGCACGTTTTCGTGCTATGGGTGGTGCCTTTGGTGCGTTGGGTGGCGACCCTTCGGCTATAATGGTTAACCCTGCTGGCTCTGCAATTTTTAGCTACAATTCGGGTACTGTTTCACTATCTAGCTACAACACAAGTAACACCTCAAGTTATTTTGGCACACAAACAAAAAAAAATGATAATGCTTTTGACTTAAACCAAATGGGAGCTGTTTTTGTTTTTAACAACACAAACGAAGATGCTTTTATGAACAAGTTTGCATTAGCATTCAATTACGATAATATCAATAATTTTGATAACAATATTTATTCTCGGGGTACAAACCCTACAAATTCAATAGATCGTTATTTTCTTAATTATGCCAACGGAACATCTTTAGGAACAATAGAAAACAGTTATCTAGAAGAACTTAATTTCTCGCAACAGCAGGCTTTTTTAGGTTATAATGCCTATATATTTGACCCTGTTAGTCAAGCCGCTAACAACACCGCTTATGTATCTAGTTATGATACTAGTGCAAATAACTTTTATCAGGAAGACCAACTCAACACTACGGGCTTTCACGGTAAAGTAGCACTAAACTTTGGCGCGCAGTTAAAGAAGAGAATATATGTAGGGGCAAATATTAATATTCACTTTACAGATTATATAAAAACAACCAGTTTTTATGAAGATGCCAATACCCCTTCGGGGCTTAATGCTATCCGATTTAATAATGAACGTTATACCTATGGTGGCGGAGTATCTTTCAACTTAGGAACTATTGTAAAAGTAACCGAACAACTAAGAGCTGGTATTGCTTATGAATCGCCAACATGGTTGCGACTGCAAGATGAAATAAGGCAAAATGTAGTATCATCTGGAACAGGAAATGGTACTGTTGTGGTAAACCCTTACCTTACCTTTATATTAGATGATTATACATTAAAAACGCCTTCTAAATGGACGGGTAGTCTTGCCTATGTATTTGGCAAAAATGGACTATTAAGTGCTGACTACTCTATTAAAGATTATGGCAATACCGAATTTGTAACCAATGGTTACGAAGCTATTAACACCGAACTTAGTAACACATTAGGTATGGCAGGCGAACTGCGTGTAGGTGCAGAATATCGCATTAAAAACGTAAGTCTGAGAGGTGGTTACCGTTATTCTGAAAGTCCGTATAAAAATGGTACAACTGTAGGCGATCTTACAGGCTATTCTGGCGGGCTTGGCTTTGCCTTTGGCAACTCAAGGCTCGACCTAGCTTACTCTTGGTACCAACGTAAAATGGATGTACAGTTTTTTAGCACAGGACTTACCGATGCTGCCCGTGTAAAAAGCACTAACAATAATGTAACGCTTTCTTACACGCTCGATTTGTAA
- a CDS encoding RNA polymerase sigma factor: MPRKRKHVTSEIIKEFSSQLSGFVIGRVNRHEDAQDVIQDVWYQLSRLTNLDELENISAWLYRVARNKITDLYRKKSDVLLEDYTYETEEDEVEIRDILLLDTTNDPELTLFKQIFWDALLKALNELPEKQRQVFILNEIEGVTLQEIATTQQENIKTIISRKTYAVKHLRKRLLNLYNDLN; this comes from the coding sequence ATGCCGAGAAAAAGAAAACATGTTACATCAGAGATAATTAAAGAATTTAGTTCTCAATTATCTGGTTTTGTTATCGGCAGAGTAAACCGCCATGAAGATGCTCAGGATGTAATACAAGATGTATGGTATCAGCTAAGCAGGCTTACTAATCTAGATGAGTTAGAAAACATAAGTGCATGGCTATATCGGGTTGCAAGAAATAAGATTACAGACCTATATCGTAAAAAATCGGATGTATTACTTGAAGATTACACTTATGAAACAGAAGAAGATGAAGTAGAGATAAGAGATATTTTACTGCTAGATACTACAAATGATCCTGAATTGACTTTGTTTAAACAAATTTTTTGGGACGCACTTTTAAAAGCATTAAATGAGTTGCCAGAAAAACAACGACAAGTATTTATACTTAATGAAATAGAAGGGGTAACGTTGCAGGAAATAGCTACAACACAGCAGGAGAATATAAAAACAATTATAAGTCGTAAAACCTATGCTGTGAAACACTTGCGAAAACGATTGTTAAATTTATATAATGATTTAAACTAA
- a CDS encoding endonuclease/exonuclease/phosphatase family protein yields MISNVYQYNTNTKGCLKEIYKANPDVVFLLETNNTWKEGTDELNEKYPYHIKVPQENTYGMLLYSKLELTDSKVKFIVENDIPSIHTKLILKSGATVMLYGIHPTPPSPTENERSTERDKELLLIADIVKEQDKPVIVIGDLNDVAWSHTTSLFLKMSGLLDPRRGRGFFNSFHARYPFLRFPLDHAFISPAFKLNKIKRLDSYGSDHFPIFIEIQYEPQDTSDKEVMQPDTDDIKEANEKKNKK; encoded by the coding sequence ATGATTAGTAACGTGTACCAATACAATACTAATACAAAAGGTTGCCTTAAAGAAATATACAAAGCAAACCCTGATGTAGTATTTTTATTAGAAACAAATAATACATGGAAAGAAGGTACTGATGAACTTAATGAAAAGTATCCTTATCATATAAAAGTACCACAAGAAAACACTTATGGTATGCTCTTATATTCTAAGCTCGAATTAACTGATAGTAAAGTTAAATTTATAGTAGAAAATGATATACCTTCTATACATACTAAACTAATTTTAAAAAGTGGAGCAACAGTAATGCTATATGGCATTCACCCTACCCCTCCTTCTCCTACCGAAAACGAACGATCTACAGAGCGAGATAAAGAATTATTGTTAATAGCTGATATTGTTAAAGAACAAGACAAACCTGTAATAGTAATTGGTGATTTAAATGATGTAGCTTGGAGCCATACCACAAGTCTTTTTTTAAAAATGAGTGGGCTACTCGACCCAAGACGTGGTAGAGGTTTTTTTAACTCATTTCATGCACGTTATCCTTTTTTGCGTTTCCCTTTAGATCATGCTTTCATTTCTCCTGCCTTTAAACTCAATAAAATAAAAAGGTTAGATAGCTATGGTTCTGATCATTTTCCGATATTTATCGAAATACAGTATGAACCACAAGACACAAGTGATAAAGAAGTAATGCAGCCTGACACAGATGATATAAAGGAAGCTAACGAAAAGAAAAACAAAAAATAA
- a CDS encoding B12-binding domain-containing radical SAM protein, with the protein MSTKLFLITPPFTQLNTPYPATAYLKGFLNTKGIASAQADLGIDVINKLFSKQGLTDLFSRIETDTEDGFSENAQRIIALKEEYLKTIDSVMLFLQGKNPTLSHLICQEDFLPEASRFAQLDELDWAFGTMGTQDRAKHLATLYLEDISDLIVECADPHFGFSRYAERLGRSANSFDELYESLQQPYTYIDELLIDLLHQRMEEEQPSLVCFSVPFPGNLYAAFRSAQYIKANFPKVKIAMGGGFPNTELRSLSDVRVMAFFDFITLDDGEAPIECLVEHIEGRRELTQLKRAFVLQGDKVTYIDNANKPDYKQAQVGTPDYTGLPLDSYISVIEIVNPMHRMWSDGRWNKLTMAHGCYWGKCTFCDISLDYIKIYEPVAAKLLVDRMEELTAQTGQNGFHFVDEAAPPALMREVALEIVRRKLAVTWWTNIRFEKSFTADLCRLLKASGCIAVSGGLEVASDRLLDLIQKGVTVAQVARVTRNFTEAGIMVHAYLMYGFPTQTAQETIDSLEMVRQMFETGVLQSGFWHQFAMTAHSPVGLYPEKFNVVKESDIVGSFANNDIVHIDKTGTNHDKFSFGLKKSLFNFMHGICFDYPLQDWFEFKVPRTKIDPDYIYNVLQEETEFTVKPTAKLVWMGGKPAVSHFTKTKKGQTYAVSSLTFHDKKESYTIQLSQEQEQWLMPFLENTASKPVTFAQAKQSYEVNCSEDFELFWYSKPINTLRDFGLLVL; encoded by the coding sequence TTGAGTACTAAACTTTTTTTAATAACACCGCCTTTTACACAGCTTAACACGCCTTATCCCGCTACGGCATACTTGAAAGGTTTCCTGAATACCAAAGGCATTGCCAGCGCGCAAGCCGACTTGGGTATTGATGTTATTAATAAACTATTCTCAAAACAAGGACTTACCGATTTATTTTCGCGTATTGAAACTGATACAGAAGATGGTTTTTCTGAAAACGCACAACGTATTATTGCTCTTAAAGAAGAGTATTTAAAAACGATAGATTCAGTTATGCTATTTTTACAAGGGAAAAACCCTACGTTGTCACATCTTATCTGTCAGGAAGATTTCTTGCCCGAAGCCTCTCGTTTTGCACAACTCGACGAACTTGATTGGGCTTTTGGTACTATGGGTACACAGGACAGGGCAAAGCACCTTGCTACATTGTACCTTGAAGACATTTCGGATCTAATTGTCGAGTGTGCCGACCCGCATTTTGGTTTTAGTCGTTATGCTGAAAGACTAGGGCGTTCGGCTAACTCATTTGATGAGCTATACGAGAGCCTGCAACAGCCTTATACTTATATTGATGAATTACTTATAGATTTATTACATCAGCGAATGGAAGAAGAGCAACCTAGTTTGGTTTGTTTTTCGGTGCCATTTCCTGGTAATTTGTATGCGGCATTTAGGAGTGCACAGTATATAAAAGCGAATTTCCCAAAGGTGAAAATTGCTATGGGTGGCGGTTTCCCGAATACCGAATTACGTTCACTTAGTGATGTACGGGTAATGGCGTTTTTCGACTTTATAACACTAGATGATGGCGAAGCACCCATTGAGTGCTTAGTCGAGCATATAGAGGGTAGGAGGGAACTTACTCAGCTGAAGCGAGCTTTTGTTTTACAAGGTGATAAAGTAACTTATATAGATAACGCCAATAAACCTGATTATAAACAAGCGCAAGTAGGTACGCCCGATTATACAGGGTTACCGCTGGATAGTTATATCTCGGTTATTGAAATAGTAAACCCGATGCACCGTATGTGGAGCGATGGGCGTTGGAATAAACTTACTATGGCACATGGTTGTTATTGGGGTAAGTGTACATTTTGCGATATATCGCTCGATTATATTAAAATATACGAACCTGTTGCTGCAAAATTGCTTGTTGACCGTATGGAAGAATTGACAGCGCAAACAGGTCAAAACGGTTTCCATTTTGTAGATGAAGCTGCGCCACCTGCTTTGATGCGGGAAGTCGCTTTAGAGATTGTAAGACGTAAACTTGCGGTGACATGGTGGACTAACATCCGCTTTGAAAAAAGTTTTACTGCCGACCTTTGCCGATTACTAAAAGCATCAGGGTGTATTGCCGTATCAGGAGGATTGGAAGTCGCTTCGGACAGATTACTAGACTTAATACAAAAAGGGGTAACAGTAGCTCAGGTAGCGCGGGTAACCCGCAATTTTACCGAAGCAGGCATAATGGTGCATGCTTACCTGATGTATGGTTTCCCTACACAAACGGCACAGGAAACGATAGATTCGCTCGAAATGGTACGCCAAATGTTTGAAACAGGTGTGTTACAATCTGGGTTTTGGCATCAGTTCGCTATGACAGCACATAGCCCTGTTGGGTTATATCCTGAAAAATTCAATGTAGTTAAAGAGAGTGATATTGTAGGTAGTTTTGCCAATAATGATATTGTCCATATTGATAAAACAGGAACTAATCATGATAAGTTTAGCTTTGGGTTAAAAAAGTCACTTTTTAATTTTATGCATGGTATTTGTTTTGATTATCCGTTACAGGATTGGTTTGAGTTTAAAGTGCCACGTACTAAAATTGACCCTGATTATATATATAATGTATTGCAGGAAGAAACTGAGTTTACTGTAAAGCCTACCGCAAAGTTGGTATGGATGGGAGGTAAGCCTGCTGTTTCGCATTTTACGAAAACAAAAAAAGGACAGACCTATGCGGTATCGTCCTTAACGTTTCATGATAAAAAGGAATCATATACTATACAGTTATCACAAGAACAAGAACAATGGTTAATGCCCTTTTTAGAAAATACTGCTAGTAAACCTGTTACATTTGCACAGGCAAAACAAAGCTATGAAGTGAATTGTAGTGAAGACTTTGAGCTATTTTGGTATAGTAAGCCTATAAATACCTTGCGTGATTTTGGGTTGTTAGTACTCTAA
- the alr gene encoding alanine racemase, which translates to MKASSVIKLNQTALQSNWEFLRSFFKGKQISAVVKGNAYGHGITAYVPMAEACGVNHFAVFNAGEAYEVYEVASPSSTIMIMGSLDDDDIEWAIEKDIEFYVFTMERLATAINTAAKLNKKALIHIEIETGMYRTGFEQSTIPELITHLKNNTDTLVFKGLCMHFAGAESIANYVRVKKQKISFKKALKVFKEAGIMPEIIHTCCSAAAVRLPDMHYDMIRIGIMQYGFWSGPEVLIEYLNKYNVEESPLKRILSWESTIMSIKEVPPGEFIGYGATFFSHQTMLLAIVPVGYAHGFSRSLSNTGIVLINGRRAPVVGMVNMNCIAIDVTNMSDVKINDTVILIGMQGGHEVSVASFGEMSNQLNYELLTRLPINIERKMV; encoded by the coding sequence ATGAAAGCATCATCAGTAATAAAACTTAACCAAACGGCTCTACAATCTAATTGGGAATTTTTAAGAAGTTTTTTTAAAGGCAAACAAATAAGCGCAGTTGTAAAAGGTAATGCCTATGGGCATGGTATAACTGCATATGTACCTATGGCAGAAGCCTGTGGCGTTAATCACTTTGCTGTATTTAATGCAGGTGAAGCCTATGAAGTATATGAGGTTGCTTCGCCCAGTAGTACAATAATGATAATGGGGTCACTTGACGATGATGATATTGAGTGGGCTATAGAGAAAGATATTGAGTTTTACGTATTTACAATGGAACGTTTAGCAACAGCTATTAATACCGCTGCAAAGCTGAATAAAAAAGCATTAATACATATAGAAATAGAAACAGGTATGTACCGTACCGGTTTTGAACAGAGTACTATACCAGAATTAATAACTCATCTAAAAAATAATACTGATACATTAGTATTTAAAGGACTGTGCATGCACTTTGCAGGAGCAGAAAGTATTGCTAACTATGTACGCGTAAAAAAGCAAAAAATTAGTTTTAAAAAGGCTCTTAAAGTTTTTAAAGAAGCTGGGATAATGCCCGAAATTATTCATACTTGTTGCTCAGCAGCAGCAGTTCGACTGCCCGATATGCATTATGATATGATAAGGATAGGTATTATGCAATATGGTTTTTGGTCGGGTCCTGAAGTTTTGATAGAGTACCTTAACAAGTATAATGTAGAGGAGTCACCCCTAAAGCGAATACTAAGTTGGGAAAGCACCATTATGAGTATTAAAGAAGTCCCTCCGGGAGAATTCATCGGTTATGGGGCTACTTTCTTTTCACACCAAACAATGCTTTTAGCGATCGTTCCTGTAGGATATGCGCACGGTTTTAGCAGAAGCCTTAGTAACACCGGTATTGTATTAATAAACGGGCGTAGAGCGCCAGTAGTAGGTATGGTAAACATGAACTGTATAGCCATAGATGTAACTAATATGAGTGATGTAAAAATAAACGATACCGTAATACTAATAGGTATGCAAGGAGGACATGAAGTTAGTGTAGCTTCATTTGGAGAAATGAGCAATCAACTTAACTATGAGTTATTAACACGACTACCTATTAATATAGAAAGAAAGATGGTGTAA